One stretch of bacterium DNA includes these proteins:
- a CDS encoding Gfo/Idh/MocA family oxidoreductase, translated as MTNGERGRTAIGVIGCTAAGLRLLDGFHGGRSVRVVGAADPDVGALGRVLRRGAAAAVTTRREAVLRDPLLEALVVAVPLPERAAAVRAALEAGKHVLAAPPMAASGEEAQALVDEATRRGLVLRAAHEARRDAPFLLFLERCAACGAAHVDVDARRCGLADPDVFAEAVAELAAAALAALDHAAALKDARRDGAGSAFLAFESADGRSAHVRLAPALDADETRAVAVGADGRAVELAQDVRGASVRFGTPSGAAPRGGLVPDEAPRRAVHADAAWFASFVPASAVADALLDAIRSGERGPDLLGVAAARAAAALRG; from the coding sequence ATGACGAACGGCGAGCGGGGACGAACGGCGATCGGCGTGATCGGCTGCACGGCGGCCGGGCTGCGCCTTCTCGACGGCTTCCACGGCGGGCGGAGCGTGCGCGTCGTCGGCGCGGCCGATCCGGACGTCGGCGCGCTGGGGCGCGTGCTGCGGCGCGGCGCGGCCGCGGCGGTGACGACGCGGCGGGAGGCGGTGCTGCGCGATCCGCTGCTCGAGGCGCTCGTCGTCGCCGTGCCGCTGCCCGAGCGCGCGGCCGCGGTCCGCGCCGCACTCGAGGCGGGAAAGCACGTCCTCGCCGCGCCGCCGATGGCGGCGAGCGGCGAGGAGGCGCAGGCGCTGGTGGACGAGGCGACGCGGCGCGGCCTGGTGCTGCGCGCGGCGCACGAAGCGCGGCGCGACGCGCCGTTCCTGCTCTTCCTCGAGCGGTGCGCGGCCTGCGGCGCCGCGCACGTGGACGTCGACGCGCGCCGCTGCGGCCTCGCCGATCCCGACGTCTTCGCCGAGGCGGTCGCCGAACTCGCCGCCGCCGCGCTCGCGGCGCTCGACCACGCGGCCGCGCTGAAGGACGCGCGCCGCGACGGCGCGGGAAGCGCGTTCCTCGCCTTCGAGTCCGCGGACGGGCGATCGGCGCACGTCCGCCTCGCGCCGGCGCTCGACGCCGACGAGACGCGAGCCGTCGCCGTCGGCGCCGACGGGCGGGCGGTCGAGCTCGCGCAGGACGTGCGCGGCGCTTCGGTGCGCTTCGGAACGCCGAGCGGCGCGGCGCCCCGCGGCGGGCTGGTGCCCGACGAGGCGCCGCGGCGCGCGGTCCACGCCGACGCGGCGTGGTTCGCGTCGTTCGTTCCGGCGTCGGCCGTCGCCGACGCGTTACTCGACGCGATCCGGTCCGGCGAGCGCGGGCCGGACCTTCTCGGCGTCGCGGCGGCGCGCGCCGCGGCGGCGCTGCGCGGCTGA